The stretch of DNA AAATAGCCAGACCTGCTGATTTAGTGGAACCATGATCGAAGAGGATCTTATCCCCCCACTGATTAATCCAAAATTTTTCGTCTTCTGGTTTTGAGTGTGTTTCCtgtaacaaaataaagtttgttttttcacctttacaaaacaaaaatattgctTTTCTCTTAGTGCTGTCTCTTAGGCCCCTAGCATTCAACgacaaacaagaaaaagaaacaaaagtatTCAACATGGAACGAGTAAACATAGCTAGTAACTACTAGCACGCAAAACAGTAAAGTGTTTAAGTGAAAAAGTGATAAATCCCAAACGTAGGCAATGTCCCTTCAAtatcaaaatatttttaaacttaGCTCTTCAAAATATTTGGATAATAAAGTAAACCCCCTTGTATTGCACAACCAAAAAGTGCAATCTTGTTTCCATATAAAACCTGTCATTCAACTACAAGTTAAGATTCTCTGTCCTTCGATGTAAGCCTCTCCACCTCTGTAGTAGGCCCGCTTCCCTGCTGCTCGCGCCTGTTGAATTTTCGGCCATGCCGCTGCGCGTGTCTCCCTGTTAGCTCTGCAGAGGTCTTCCATGAAGCCGATCCCCAGGTCCTTGCAGACAGACGAATCCTTGGTCATCCTCCACAGTGCGTCGcggtgtgttctctgtgtgaatTGGATGATGACCTGCCTCGTCCTGTTTTCTTCTCGACGACCCAGCCGGTGAACAGAGTCCACAATGTGGTTGATGTTCGGGGACCATGTGGGGGAGATTTTAGCCAACAAGTTGGTCACTACTTCACGAATattttctccttccttctcttttaTCCCCCTAATCCGCAGATTCCAGCGTCGCTTATATCGTTCCAAATCCAGGACTCTCTCTTTCAACTCAGCGTTGTCTTTCTTATTTGCAGTCGTGTCCTTCTCCATTGCTTGTAGTTTAGTTTTACAGTCTTTAATTTCTGCTGCATTAAACTCGACAGCCTTCGCCATGTTAGCAAGCATCACAGAGTTTTGTTGTATCTGAGTGCCGAGAGAGTCTACCTTGTCAGTAAGTGCAGAGGTTTGACTGGTAAGTTGTTTTATCGCTTCCAGAATAGCAGACAAACCTTCCTCCTTCCCTGAGTCCTTCTTTTTAGCATTTGGTTGAGTTTTGACCGGTGAAAAGGGGTCTTTGCGTTTGGCCGTTGGTCGAAAACTCCATGTTGACTGAGTAGTCGTGTCCGCCCGCTGTTACGTTTCCTCGGTTTGTTACGGTGGGTTTCATGAATCAGAAGTGCTGGTGCTAAACAATTTCTTTCCAAAAGGGTGTAAAACTGAACGTCAGAGAGCAAGTTTAGTGGAAAAATCTGGGACATGCAGATGGAGctcaaacatacacatgcaccCGGTTCGCCATCTTGCCGGAATCTtgtcctcaaccgttggtaaatgtgccggtctggccttcaaagcacttcctgattgtggcgcgacgtcataaattttgccccgggaaaaacaaaagcagcgacagcgacacaacacggactacacaacaagcgggacaacagtgtggatttagaaatttggaatttttaatatatttatttgttgttggaggaagaggagaggcggctccagcggcagcaaaaccggtgacggctcattttcttcaggctgggagagcgcagtggggaggtgacggtaagctgctgtttaaccatattattgatcataattaatataccagctactgagcaaacgctagatatataaccagtagatagacaaatatgattaaatgtcatttatattttattcaattgtaagacttgatacagggtctgtttgtaattttaatactttaaattaaatagctaaatgtgtaagaaccctgcaaataaccctgactgaaaccactgctttaatgtgtcattaagcatcaggtctgtcactacaccagagaattactgctgggtggaggagagtggggctccctgcaggaccagctgtctgtcctggaggaggtgtactgaccatcatcacctctagagggtgaggatacatattttatagcttttcatattttaagctgctttggaagccgctctgttgaagttattatttttatttctgcctttttaaaaacatctttagtaacatggcagccaccgatcgtcagctctgcaaaccctgatggacgatgtggtggacagaggagacaggcaccccccatcccccagatgatgtcccactcacagccagaggactccaaggtcttcaccgtggcatcgtccagtccagcaccaccaaggactcctgctcagccaaacatttatatatatgttctttgtaaatagtattttcagctgatcttttataaataataaactgtacattttcataatgcccactggtaaatagttagaaatgttcaaactgtgtctttgtaaatattgtacagaacaataaattatttactgttgtcactgagaagttgttcaaaagtttacttaaattataaataggtgatgaaacacataatgtaacaaggttagaagagtttaagaacacagagacaagaacaatttaatatacaatttaataagtgaccatttaaataacacagaacataaaaatcactgctgtccaccatcctctcaacgagctgaggtctgtccgttctttctctcctctccctccctccctctccctctctctctctctctctccctccctccctctctctctctctctctctctccctctccctccctctctctccctctctctctctctctccctccctctctctctctctctctctctctctctctctctctctccctctccctccctctctctccctctctctctctctctctctccctctccctccctccctccttctccagcctcacgtcctccgttatcaattgtcaggtttcttctgtttccctctgctcctcctacaacaaaatgccaacaggcagaatgaccgtttgaaataataacaataatattgctcctcacgtgtcacgtctacagtaaacagtccagaaacaacattcaataaaaacgtttagtttacagcgcctcgtatcaacaggacgtcatgtttgtaaatataaaactcatttttttaatgccgctatcactactagcattttaacaCTCttgaactactgctctttacttacatttaaatgtgaattcggcactcctgccggtgccgctcccttggtccgtcattgtactattggacaaaaagtaggcccgcaaagcattgtgggatatttaaggccacgaaggatggtagcgatgcatcctccaaattcaggcaaaaggaggacgcatttggaggacggatttgaaggacccttcaaCTTTTGGCGAATtcggacagccttcgcgcagcttaaaatgcgcactccgaaggatgcagaccctgaattgagacacagctctaatgtgtctcacctgtgtctcattgtctctccccccctctgGTATATCGTGTGTGCCTCTTTACTTTCCCTTCCAGGTTGTCTTCTGTGTGATTACTGAATGTTTTAGCAGTTTACTAGTTACTGATCTCTGtgaccatgttttttttcctggattTTGTCTTTAGCCTAGCCCTGCTGGGACCTTCATCTGTTTTTAAGTGTTCATTCTGTTTGGgaactgttgctgtttttgaATCTGCTGTAGTCTctgctttttgtgtctttgcttgtTGGACTACTTTAATGTGCCAAAACCCTGCAATAGACTTTGAACCTTGTTTAACTGAATCTGTGCCTACTCCTGAGTCCTGTCATCCTCACTACCCAgacaacaggaagaaaaaatgatCACATTTTCTTTTGGTGTTATTTTGGGACATTTTTCATcagtgtcagctctgtgttcagtggtctgtgtcagagtctcttcctcttcagcagctgcagtcggttcctgctgtaacagctcagtgtctctgactgagggaggtttttgtacgactgtaaatcactgtgtgaacacccAAGCACTGTTTATTTCATGAAGACTCTTACAGTAGTAAACTGCAGCATCTCCAGCCTcgactccactgatggtcaAAGCAGCGTTCACTCCGTCTCCTCTTCCAGAGAATCTTGAAGAAAACtcacttgttgtttttttacccaAATAGACGACTAACTTTGGAGCTTGTCCAGGTTTTTGCTGATACCAGTGCACTCTACTATCTCCATCTGACCAAACATAAACTGCAGGGTTGGTTTGACAGGTCAGAGTGACAGAGGATCCAGGTGAAGATATAATGACAGCAGGCGGCTGAGTCACAGTCACTTCACCTCTACACAGCAAAAAGTCCAGTGTTGAATTGACTCCCACAGAGTTGATTTCAACACTTTTCCAGGGTTTATATGGCTCCACACTTTCTGGAGTTAAATTAACACTTTCAAAATAGTTAAACATTCAACACTCTGTCAGAGTTAATTCTTTAACTCCAACAGTAGAGTTACATTAACACCTTGAGATTTGACAAATAACACTGGTCAGAGTTAATTTTTACTATTTGTATAGTGTTGATTTCACTCCTGAAATTGGCAATCTATTAACACTGGAACAGTGTTaaaagtatatataaatatataaaataataataatgaattgaaACAAATATTCttataaataacatttatttctcCCTTTGCAGTCATGTACACAACTGAATTAAAACATTGTGAATGAAGGAATAATATATAAAGATTCATCTAAAACACAGTATGAGCTTTGTATATCAAATGGTTTATAAAACTTAAGCTCAGACATTTTTAATAAGCACCTTTCCTCACTTCGTAATACTCTGAATGCATGATGATATTCATCAAAATTCTCTGTGAATAGCTTGtttgttagaaaaaaaatgtgatcttCAACCAACAGTACATCAATTATTTGACAAAAGACTGGCATATCTTCTTCTAATGCACTGCATATGGCAAGTCCAGCTCTATATTCTACACCATCGATTTTAACCCAACTCGTTGAGAAAACTTCTGTGGATGACAAGATCATGTGAAACACTTCATTGTTGACTGGTACTTTCTCATCTCTGAGGGAAAAAGATTTTATTGGCCCATACTCAGTTTTTTTGAGAGTGAATGTTTCCCAGTAATATGCAATGGTCATCTGATGCTTCTTAGCAAGTGATTTAGTTATGTTTTTGAAATTTTTAAAAGAGTCTTTAAACACTTTATGTTTGGCTTCAAACCTCATAGACCACATATGTAATAAGGGGCCAATTTTCCTTATACAAGATGGGTAATGGATCATAAAATGATGTTTAGGTATCAAATTTTTGTGTGGATACAACTGTTTAAACAGCTTGTGATGGTCAACAATCAAGTGCTTTAAATATATTGTCATGCCATGAGTGAGGGTAGGTGAAAACACAATGTTCATTATTTGAagtaacaacagaaacaaattcCAGTTTTCGTTTCCTGCAGGAATAATATCTCTAAGCAATAGTGGGATGTTTTTAACAAGACACAGTGTCTGAATAGAGTTCAATCCAATACCATTGCCTGCACTCTCCAAGATAATTTTTGTGGGACGGTTTTTTCGTTCTAAAAATCCATAATCAAAACTATAAATCCTGGAAAGCAAGTCCTGTTCTGAAATAAAGTGCTGAGTGAGATATCCAAAAAGCAATTTGATCTCATACTGAGCCACACCCTCAAGAAGGTCATGCATGATATCAAATGAATAGTTATTACTAACATGGAAATACTTCAATGAATTaagtgttgatttttttttcaaaccataTACTGATTTGAGTTGGGGATTTTTCTCCAGAGACTGgtaatgcatttcaaacatgtCTTTTTCACGAAGGATCACCTTAGGATCATCTTCACTGAATACTGTTTGAGAATCTATCTTCTCAATCAAACAAAGGCGACAAAAATGATGGCTACTGAATGACTCATTAAAACCAAGAATTGTGTGCATTCCTAGATTATCTCCAGTGATCTGTGAGATTGTACCATATACCTGTACATCAGAAAATGGAAGATTTAGCCCTTGGCTCTCAAGTTTTTTCACATCATTTACTAGTGGCTCCAGTATAGCATCAAAACCATAGTTGTGCAGATCTTGTGTGTGAAAAAGGGATACCAAATGAATGTTcattaaaactgaattaaatttTGGGGGCAAGTttcttattataaaataaagacaGCCAATTTTGTGAATTCCTCGTTTGGAGCCAAGGGGATTGGCTGTTTCAAAATCATCATAATATAATTGAATTTGTAATGCATGTCTTCTTGTTGAAAACAAAGGGTGGGTTTTAAAATAACTTCCATCAAAAAAGTCAGTGTAAATGTCAGGCTCTGATCGACATTCTTTCTTTAGATAATCACAAATTTCTGGATTTCTGCACATGAACTTCAATGTTTCTAAAATAGGCACATATACAAAAGTATCCCTCACAGATACTTGATCATAAGTACCGGATTTCTGATTTCTCCTGTTGTCATATCTCATGCCCAGTGTTATTTCTACTGGCTCGACAATTCCCCATTTTTGGGTGAAGTATTTATTTCGCTTCCATTCTGTATTCAAATTTGTGAAGGGGTtttcaaaatgttcaaatgatTCATTTATCACAGATATGTTAGGGTCAGTTACAGATAAAGCTGAGACAGCGGCATGCTTTGCTTGTGAGCAAAGCTCACTTGTTAGTTCCTCCAAATCTCCAACAATTGAGGACACCAAACTATTAGAAATCCCACTACCCTGTAATTTGGCCACAATCGATGCACACAATCCTTTGGTTAGATCTTTTTTAACCCCTGTATCAATGCCCTCAGAACAAGTACTAGAAGAGCTACATGGATCTGGTGGAATAAACCTGTCCTCCACAGCATTTTCCTGAGTAGAAGTTGCAACTGGCTCACTAGAGCAACACGCACCAGTTGAACTTTGAGCAGTTTGCTGAACATTGCTATGAGTACTGTTAAGGTGCTTACGAAAACCTGCATATGTTAGGAACTGATGCCTACAACCTTGCTGAGAACAAAACAATTTGAACTTGGGTCCAGGATAGTAACTGTGTTCAACCCTTAAATGTACAATCAACTGCTGACTGCAGGGAAACAATTTCTGACATACGAAACAGGTCAGCATTATTTTAGCCTCCTACTCAGAGAGTGAGAGTTCAACTGTCTGGTTAAGCAGTCTAGCTCTCATGTCTCTAACTCTGGGCGACTCCTTCATTTTCCCCACATCAATGTTATACACTGTTGTCTGTAGGAATGTGTAAAAATTCACAAGTGCAACATCATATGACAAATTGAACACAAAATGTGCCttgaaaagttcatcacatgcCCCAAGGGAGCGGTTTGCCTGGCATGGGATGAGGTGTTTATCCATGGTGATGTAGAAGTTGTCAATCTGGTTCTTCTGACGTCCAACAGCGAGGAGATATGGCTGCCGACTCTGCTGGTTGCGGAAATGCTCCTCCAAACTGCAGCATGACTAGGATTGAGATAAGGAAACCCGACATTAGACACAATAATGTGCCGCAACAAGGAAAATAACATTAGACCAAAGAAGTGACTATTCAAACATCTTCTCCATGCAAAAGGAAGAGTGTCTTTAGTTTAATATCATTTTAAAGTTCATCATTTTACCTTATGAAACACTACAAGTCTCTCAGCTGCATCACACGCACTGATTTTTGGAGACTTGGGTCCCCCTGGTGATGGTGGCAAGAGATGTAGCAGCAATAACAGGGAGGCCATGTCTTGGTCATAAGCTTTTAACAAAGAGTCACAAGAATTAACTGAAAATTGTAAATATAATACATTTCAGGTCTGAATGGGAACAAGGACACAGTCATACACATATTGTTCATATTTAAAACAGTAGTTTAACAACTCACTTGTTGCCTCGTCAAAATCACGTCCTATGGGACTTTCTGCTGACTGCACCAAGCGACGCAGCTCTGGTGTAGAAGTCAGCTGTTTAGCCTCTTTTATGACATTTGGCTTGAAGAACACATCCCATTTCTGAAGCAGCCTAGCAGACGTCTCCTCATCAAACAGGAGTGTGAAGTCTTGATCCACCTTTACAAATTATGATTTGACTGTTACTACCAAAATGCTTTCACGTTTTAAGCCATTCTAAGCATCTGACCAAACTTACCAATCCTTTGGTATCCAAGAATCTCGGGAAGGTGGAGAGGATATTATCACTTCTGCCTGGGTCATTAACAAGCTTCTGGCGGTAATGAAAGGTCTCTCTCATCTTCTGGAAAATCAGAGACTTGTCTGTGGTGTGGTTGAGCAAAGATATAGCTTCTTGACAAGCACTACCATCAAGTTGCCTTTCAACATTAACAGTCCTTTGGAAATTTGGGCCTCTTGGAGAAATGTCAGTAGAGGTATTTGGTGACATTGCATATCCTCGACGAATCTTCCTTTGCACTCTTTTCAGACGCCAAGAAATGTATCCTGTGTTGCTTGCAGCATCATAGAAGTGTTCctgaaatgcaaaaaaacactgtCATGCACTCATGCAAGAATCACATCAAAGTGTCATGCAAACACTAATGATTATTACATAGCCTTTGTTGGAATATGGATCCCTGAGGGAGGGGAACAGCATCACTATCCCTTTGGCATAATCTTCTCTGACTGCTTTAGTGGGGAGGTGCCTGAGAGGATATATTAAATTAGTAAACTAAGTTTATACAATGGCCATGCAATTATGTGGCACAAATAAAagattataaacacacacatacccatgATTATCAATCATGTGAGCCACTAGTATGTTGACCATTTGTCTTCTTGTGGCATCTGTTAGGGTTTCTGTTGTTTGGTACTCCTGCAGTACCTCTTCACCACCAGACTTGCTTCTAAGCACATCCTCAATCAACTAACATTAAATTGCAAAACAATGTGATAAATAGCTTTTCTAGAACCAAGAGTTGAAAACCAGGACGTGATAAGAATCAGAATTAGAATGAAGCCTTGTTATCACCTGCTTAGCGGACATTGAACGTAAATCCTCAATTCTCAATTTCTTCCTAGGGACCTCATCCATGATTATAGTTGATCCACTTGAACTGAAGCTCAAGTCAGATGCAGAAGACCTGGAGCAATCAGAGAATTCTAAaaggaacataaaaaaaatatgttaccgttttttttcttatagggTGTAGAGTGCTTTATCATAGTTAACTTAATATCTCACCATCATTTGAGAAAACTGTCAGCACCACATTGCCTTGTCCAAGAAGGTCACTGAAAATTTCAGCATCAACTTCTGTCCCTGTTGCATCCTTGAATGTAAGTTGTACATCAGGCGGAAGGCAAAATCTCTCAATGACTGCAAATAATCATAAGTTGAACAGAGAATGACTGTTAATCTtaaaaacgtttatccataacCATATAATCATGACAGACCTAGCTCAGTTTCTCAAAATCAATTCCCTCATACACCCAAATTTGAAAatgaatgatttaaaaatgtatattatgTGTATATACAAAAACGTTTATCAGTTTATGCCCATTTATGAAATTTATGAGGCGTGACGAGTAATCAGTCTGCATGACTCGCGGTACAGCTGTCTCCTTCCCTGCGAGCAGCAGgcgtctgcagcagcagactccgCACGGGCAGACGGGCACCGACAAAATGTACGCGCACCGCTAGCGggtctgagaggaggaagagatacTGGCACCTGACATACTCTCCTTACCCCTTTCTCCTCTCAGACCACAATTCGATTTTTTTGAAGCCaaacgaaaaaaaaagaaaaagaaaaagtacatACCCTTTTCACTGAATTGTCCAAAGTTGAAGTGTCCTTCAACTTCATTCAgcttcacatattttttttcttcgcaGTACTTGACCTGCACCAGCATTTTACCTTGACTCTAATGTAGTTAACAAAAGACACGTGTTGGTCAAACAGGCTGACACATGTTCGGACCGTTTTTAGCGGTCCCTGTCATGTTCTACAGTTCTTCTGCTAAAAAATAATGTAACCATTAGCTCCAGTCTCAAACATTTTATggagtaaaaatatatataaaccttTGTTCTTTATCGTCTTGACTTAACATCAATTTGACTAAGCGTCAATTAGCTAGCAAGgcgagctagctagctagctagctggctTGCCTTGCTAGCTTTCACTACTAGCTCACCTGGACAAATTGTCTTTCAGTCAACAAACAAGGCTTACTACACGCTCCACATACATCGCGCTGCACGTACTACAGTTCGCAGCATCAATTTTTacctatgttaaaatgtaattacacttACCTATTAGAACGGCACCAGAACAGCAAAATGGAGTGGACTTGAGAATTTTGAGAAGAACGGAGAGAGGTACTGGGGCGGAGGCGGAGTTTAATTGTATCTCTGCAGAGTTGAGTTAACACTAATGTGATCAACTCTATCAAATAACTCCACAACTGGACACCATTTAACTCTGAATGTGTTGAAATTACACTTTTGGAGTTAAAATGAACTCCTAAATGTTTAACCCTGAAATTCTAACTCTCCAATTTTTGCTGTGTAGACCctgtaaaaatacatgttaataAGCAAATAAATCATGACTCTTACATGTGTTCAACTAGAAATATTTTCGAGTGTCAACCCtgacctgtgaagcagcagcaggtcagagtccagatgaggatgCTGGTGAGAGTCATGCTGGttgtgcttcctgctgtgttgactGACAGAGCTGAGTCCTGCAGTGTTGAACTGACAGGACTATAAACCTTCTCAGTTCACTGGAGGATCAGCTGACCATGCAAAGCctcctctctatggaaatgatgtctctgctctcagcacaCTGAACACAGTGAGGGACACAACATCAGGAGGAACACTGTTTGGAGTGGAGGCAGGCGAGCTCAGTGAGCTGTGAGGCCAGTCTGAGTGGACAGAGCCCCGTCACTGAAACCCTGCTCAGTGTAGAGCTTCAgcaacacttcctgtctggaaatgatgatttttatatttctgcacTGATgactctgtctttgtgtttaagAGGCTGATGTCTGTTCATGATCTGCTTCATGCaattactgtaaacacacacaaacattcatctAAATAAAACTACAGCTGGTTATaaatctgtgtatttatgttgatttttaaatgttttattcattcatacttattcaaaacaaacacagttcaGCATCCAGTAGTGCTGCAGTGTCTTGTTCtggtaaatgtaaaaacattaatgaTTGATTATAAGAAACAGAgggtgtgtttcagttttattCATGTTCATTGTGTTTCTGCTTGGTGACTCTGGTGTTGTGTTCACTGGACCAGTTTTCCTGATCACAGTCTCTCCACCAACACTCTGCACCTGCAGCCTTCAGTCACactgagggaggtttttgtacagctctaaatcactgtgtgaacactctgACACCATTATGGTAGCCAAGACAGTAATAATCTCcagcatcttcagcctgaactccacTGATGGTTAAAGTGTATGAAGAACCAGATCTACTGCCTCTGAACCGAGATGGAGTTCCAGTGTAGAGATTTGATGCATAATATATAAGAAGTTTGGGAGGCTGTCCAGGTTTCTGAAGGTACCAACTTAGATCAGCACCAATATTTGAACTCCCTGTGGTGCTGATGGTCACAGTCCCTCCAACACTGACAGACTTGGATTTATCAGTCTGAGTCAGAAAATTGTTGGCAAACGACTCTGAAATCAGAAATGTAACAGACTTTGAGAATCAGCAGTTTAGATGATCATAAATGAGAGAGATGACAGCAAACgtgaagaagtgatgatttAACAATGTTAGAGAAAAGTTCAAAATCTCTCACCCTGACTCAGAAAAGCCAACATGACAATCAGAGCTATTGGAAACATGGTGCTGATGCAGTTTTCAGTGTGAGGGCATAAAAACAGTTCAGAGTCTCTGTGACAGAAGAACTTAAACTCTGAGGAGCAGTGATGCAGAAACATcatgcaaaacacatttaaagaggcAAACACACCTGCTGTAATGAAACAGAGAAACCAGAGGTGATCTGAGGGGAGACTTCATGTATTCAGGCTCATTTGGCCGTTAAAGTTTCTTtaaacttcatcatcatcatgattaaACTGGTAACATCTACACTGGTACATCCAGGACAGCTGCTCTAGTATCCACTGATTAACTGCGCTGACTACATGAAGAAAACATTACTACAAGTTCTCTCCTTTTTGTTTAAGAATATACTTTCAGTCCTTATATtactgtcatgatcctgtgttctgtTCTAGTGTTATGAtttaatttttagttttttggTCATGTTAGTGTGATTGTACACTTCTCAAAAAagtaaagggaacactaaaacaacacaatgtcactccaagtcagtcacactgaaatcagcctgtccagttaggaaacactgattgtgaatcagtttcagctgctgttgtgcaaatggaacagacaacaggtggaaatgaggcagttatcaagacaagccctataaagcagaggttctgcaggtgctgaccacagaccatttctctgttcttatcctttctgcctgatgtttcatatagttagccttaaacatagtgtgtaaggctggtaggtatagttacagtcgcctcagccacaggtataacaggtgtcatagggctgCGAAAATCtcaacttttagcacagctatgctgctctaggcctacgctgtcgggggtcacaaacatgacccactgagcagtttctctctcaccctctgacttctcctctgctctcattagtctggctcatactggtaatatcatctcataaactgtttgctgtctttcccatagttttgtgcctctctttctctttgcaggtctcaagacctgcatgctgacctgcagtccagcccctgaactctcctgtgctcacTGACTTCAATAGCCCCTGctactcatctttttttttaattactatcaaattactattactgcTTATGGACTGacaatatatatagatatccattataatataatcactgtttcatcttgcttgtcatgtttgctctgtactgtatcatgtttgctgcatgtttgctcctctctctctctctctctctctctctctccttcatcctctctgtcctgtctccctcttctgctcctcctctacccagctgactggcagcaggaaggttcttccttaagagacgggcctgctcaaggtttcttcctcttaaagggagtttttccttgcctcagtgctctta from Parambassis ranga chromosome 22, fParRan2.1, whole genome shotgun sequence encodes:
- the LOC114428102 gene encoding uncharacterized protein LOC114428102 isoform X1, with translation MLVQVKYCEEKKYVKLNEVEGHFNFGQFSEKVIERFCLPPDVQLTFKDATGTEVDAEIFSDLLGQGNVVLTVFSNDEFSDCSRSSASDLSFSSSGSTIIMDEVPRKKLRIEDLRSMSAKQLIEDVLRSKSGGEEVLQEYQTTETLTDATRRQMVNILVAHMIDNHGHLPTKAVREDYAKGIVMLFPSLRDPYSNKGYEHFYDAASNTGYISWRLKRVQRKIRRGYAMSPNTSTDISPRGPNFQRTVNVERQLDGSACQEAISLLNHTTDKSLIFQKMRETFHYRQKLVNDPGRSDNILSTFPRFLDTKGLVDQDFTLLFDEETSARLLQKWDVFFKPNVIKEAKQLTSTPELRRLVQSAESPIGRDFDEATTYDQDMASLLLLLHLLPPSPGGPKSPKISACDAAERLVVFHKSCCSLEEHFRNQQSRQPYLLAVGRQKNQIDNFYITMDKHLIPCQANRSLGACDELFKAHFVFNLSYDVALVNFYTFLQTTVYNIDVGKMKESPRVRDMRARLLNQTVELSLSE
- the LOC114428102 gene encoding uncharacterized protein LOC114428102 isoform X2; translation: MLVQVKYCEEKKYVKLNEVEGHFNFGQFSEKVIERFCLPPDVQLTFKDATGTEVDAEIFSDLLGQGNVVLTVFSNDEFSDCSRSSASDLSFSSSGSTIIMDEVPRKKLRIEDLRSMSAKQLIEDVLRSKSGGEEVLQEYQTTETLTDATRRQMVNILVAHMIDNHGHLPTKAVREDYAKGIVMLFPSLRDPYSNKGYEHFYDAASNTGYISWRLKRVQRKIRRGYAMSPNTSTDISPRGPNFQRTVNVERQLDGSACQEAISLLNHTTDKSLIFQKMRETFHYRQKLVNDPGRSDNILSTFPRFLDTKGLVDQDFTLLFDEETSARLLQKWDVFFKPNVIKEAKQLTSTPELRRLVQSAESPIGRDFDEATRGPKSPKISACDAAERLVVFHKSCCSLEEHFRNQQSRQPYLLAVGRQKNQIDNFYITMDKHLIPCQANRSLGACDELFKAHFVFNLSYDVALVNFYTFLQTTVYNIDVGKMKESPRVRDMRARLLNQTVELSLSE